One stretch of Juglans microcarpa x Juglans regia isolate MS1-56 chromosome 3D, Jm3101_v1.0, whole genome shotgun sequence DNA includes these proteins:
- the LOC121255738 gene encoding LOW QUALITY PROTEIN: GTPase Der (The sequence of the model RefSeq protein was modified relative to this genomic sequence to represent the inferred CDS: inserted 4 bases in 3 codons), producing the protein MSYSWVRDISVRKRHYGLACLLHARTFLPNRVTGPIQNFLKRNDHLHSIAHSGQAIKMATESLCSGAVINDNQSTSSVSDFSKMILSMRPPSVVQPKAGLCMLAENERLDPDSCNHASGLSEESCVDVDFRSDDEDGDTGNEVKGMFKKPVDFTKIDINLLPTVIIVGRPNVGKSALFNRLIRRREALVYNTPDDHVTRDIREGVAKLGDLRFRVLDSAGLETASSLGSILDRTSRMTANVIARSQFAVFLIDMRAGLHPXDVEVGKWLRRHASGIKLIVAMXKCESVFDGSRSLXGAADEAYRLGFGDPIAISAETGLGMTELYEVLKPMLEDYMLPVLNDGANQGNGEDNESSEVEESKLPLQLAIVGRPNVGKSTLLNTLLEEDRVLVGPEAGLTRDSIREHFEFQGRTIYLVDTAGWLQRTKQEKGPSSLSIVQSRKSLMRAHVVALVLDADEIVKARRSMKHDEVVIARRAVEEGRGLVVIVNKMDLLSGKQNKNLYAKVMEAVPLEIQTNIPQVTGIPVVFISALEGRGRIAVIRQVIDTYEKWCLRLSTARLNRWLRKVMSRHSWKDQAAQPKIKYFTQVKARPPTFVTFVSGKKQLLDTDLRFLTKSLKEDFDLGGIPIRIMQRSVSRKDTGSASKSGQSSGRSS; encoded by the exons ATGTCTTACTCATGGGTTCGAGACATTTCAGTCCGGAAGAGGCATTATGGTCTTGCTTGTCTTCTTCATGCAAGGACTTTTCTACCCAACCGTGTGACTGGTCCAATCCAAAATTTCTTGAAACGTAATGACCACCTTCATTCTATAGCTCATTCTGGTCAAGCCATCAAGATGGCAACAG AATCACTATGTAGTGGCGCCGTTATCAATGACAACCAAAGCACATCTTCCGTTTCGGATTTCTCCAAGATGATCTTGAGCATGCGTCCACCTAGTGTGGTTCAGCCTAAGGCGGGACTTTGCATGCTGGCTGAAAATGAACGGTTGGATCCTGATTCGTGTAATCATGCAAGTGGTCTTTCAGAAGAGTCATGTGTGGATGTGGATTTCAGATCTGATGATGAGGATGGCGATACCGGAAATGAAGTAAAAGGCATGTTCAAAAAACCCGTGGATTTCACCAAGATTGACATTAACTTGCTTCCAACTGTAATAATAGTTGGGCGCCCAAATGTGGGCAAGTCAGCGCTGTTTAACCG TTTAATTCGGAGGAGGGAGGCTCTTGTTTATAATACACCGGATGATCATGTTACTCGGGATATAAGAGAAGGTGTTGCCAAGTTGGGTGATCTGCGATTTAGAGTGTTGGATTCGGCTGGCTTAGAAACAGCATCATCTTTGGGGTCTATTCTTGACCGAACTTCAAGAATGACAGCAAATGTGATAGCAAGGTCTCAGTTTGCAGTATTCCTCATAGACATGAG AGCTGGACTTCACCC TGATGTGGAGGTTGGAAAGTGGCTACGTCGACATGCCTCCGGAATCAAGCTTATAGTAGCAA ATAAGTGCGAATCAGTTTTTGATGGTAGTAGATCTC AAGGCGCTGCTGATGAAGCCTATAGGTTAGGATTTGGGGATCCTATTGCTATATCTGCTGAGACTGGACTGGGTATGACAGAACTTTATGAAGTTCTTAAACCTATGCTCGAGGATTATATGCTTCCAGTCTTAAATG ATGGAGCTAATCAAGGCAATGGTGAGGACAATGAGTCTAGTGAAGTTGAGGAAAGTAAGCTGCCATTACAGTTAGCAATTGTAGGACGGCCTAATGTTGGAAAGTCAACCTTGCTGAATACATTGTTAGAAGAAGATCGTGTTTTGGTGGGTCCAGAAGCTGGCTTGACAAGAGATTCAATTAGGGAACATTTTGAATTTCAAGGAAGAACAATATATCTG GTTGATACAGCAGGTTGGTTGCAAAGGACAAAACAGGAGAAAGGACCATCATCTTTGAGCATTGTCCAGTCCAGAAAGAGTCTAATGAGGGCTCATGTAGTTGCTTTGGTCCTTGATGCAGATGAG ATTGTAAAAGCTAGACGAAGTATGAAGCATGATGAAGTGGTTATAGCAAGAAGAGCAGTGGAAGAAGGGCGTGGTTTGGTCGTGATCGTGAACAAGATGGATCTTCTAAGCGGGaaacaaaataagaatttaTATGCAAAGGTTATGGAAGCTGTCCCTCTAGAAATCCAGACAAACATACCCCAG GTTACAGGAATACCCGTTGTGTTCATTTCAGCATTGGAGGGAAGGGGCCGGATAGCTGTCATACGCCAGGTTATTGATACATATGAAAAATGGTGTCTAAGATTGTCTACAGCTCGTCTCAATCGTTGGTTGCGCAAG GTTATGAGCAGGCATTCTTGGAAAGATCAGGCTGCACAGCCCAAGATCAAATACTTCACCCAGGTGAAGGCCCGACCACCCACTTTTGTTACCTTTGTGAGTGGGAAGAAACAACTCTTGGATACAGACCTCAGGTTCCTAACAAAATCATTGAAGGAAGACTTTGATTTGGGTGGAATTCCCATCCGGATCATGCAGCGGTCTGTTTCAAGAAAAGATACAGGTAGTGCTAGCAAGAGCGGTCAGTCCTCTGGCAGATCGTCTTGA